One Cucurbita pepo subsp. pepo cultivar mu-cu-16 chromosome LG07, ASM280686v2, whole genome shotgun sequence genomic region harbors:
- the LOC111798495 gene encoding peroxisomal membrane protein 11A-like: protein MARITSQCKRLENAVVLVLFRYSHSTTPVKLGEISPASILSAPSTAMASKSPPSSAEKHRDFFNHLEAYLAKRDGVDKLLKISRYATKIILSSSALPESFPLTQRLKSFESNVGISRKAFRLGKFVQDLNALRNSHFESSQELVLAIVAYGGEGIYYFIEQFIWLVKAGLIDKRYSNRLQKISAWAEFIGYIGSISLKFRDFNQIVEDEACLKASIDIGVSKGDGNRVEEEKMKKLQAKKLMKKLSIVQDFADGFMALADIRDGNGRLSGPLFLSCAGLLSALISTHKNWISC from the coding sequence ATGGCACGCATAACTAGTCAATGTAAGAGATTAGAAAACGCCGTCGTATTGGTTCTCTTCCGATACTCTCATTCAACAACTCCGGTCAAAttgggagagatttctccTGCCTCCATTCTCTCCGCCCCTAGCACGGCCATGGCATCCAAATCTCCCCCGTCGTCAGCCGAGAAGCATAGAGACTTCTTCAATCATCTCGAAGCTTACCTCGCAAAGAGAGACGGCGTTGACAAGCTCTTGAAAATCTCCAGGTACGCCACCAAGATCATCCTCTCCTCTTCCGCCCTTCCCGAATCCTTTCCTCTCACGCAACGTCTCAAGAGCTTCGAGTCCAACGTCGGCATCAGCCGTAAAGCCTTCCGCCTTGGGAAGTTCGTGCAGGACCTCAACGCTTTGAGAAACTCGCATTTTGAATCGAGCCAAGAACTTGTGCTCGCGATCGTCGCGTATGGCGGAGAGGGGATTTATTACTTCATCGAACAGTTTATTTGGTTGGTTAAAGCTGGTTTGATTGATAAACGATACTCGAATCGTTTGCAGAAGATCAGTGCGTGGGCGGAATTTATTGGTTATATTGGGAGTATTTCGTTGAAATTTAGGGATTTCAATCAGATTGTTGAAGACGAGGCGTGCTTGAAAGCGAGTATTGATATTGGGGTGTCTAAGGGAGATGGAAATCGGGTAGAGgaagagaagatgaagaagttgCAGGCgaagaaattgatgaagaaaCTTTCGATCGTTCAAGACTTCGCCGATGGATTCATGGCGTTGGCTGACATTCGTGATGGGAATGGCCGGCTTTCAGGGCCGCTTTTTCTATCTTGTGCTGGGCTTCTCTCGGCTTTGATTAGCACCCATAAGAACTGGATATCATGCTGA